In Porites lutea chromosome 9, jaPorLute2.1, whole genome shotgun sequence, a single window of DNA contains:
- the LOC140948082 gene encoding kelch-like protein 11: protein MAVYSQVKHAFYNNQDMNSLLEPIASDDMQQFCVEMMKRLEIQRKNEFFCDVILDVGSGDGKARLKAHGNVLCAASPFFYSALANDMKEKKDGVIRLEETNKTTMERVLEFVYTGLVEVTQYEAFDLLETAEFFIIPSLKCAAGKFISQNLLTPSNCITLYYSAQRYQCPELQQKARNCIFENFVSVTGCEEFQNLSIEQVEEWISSDEISVNEEEDVFKVITGWMEENKRKEQQRFFELFRHVRVIYMSPTYVFNEVLSCPLVKGSETCTAFVQDAMKDVSTGTEECYFAQPPRICLKKFEDCLVGCGKEKLYGYVPTENRWYEMANYLSPKLFPFHMAAFINFQGSLFVIGGKKEQQRNKEKGSNHVYKYSPGTDHWQVLASLRVGRSAICAVADRNSLYAIGGESNNERLDVVESYDPHRNSWHKHARTLEKKAHSFGAIFRGKVYVFGGFKSRQFNSCSSLIEMYDPDSNTWTGIESTGIPTWPFGVVSFKGDLFVLGWWRRHLTQNCSLKVYDVDSNEWKPEAVDPSKPNGFNLTNLAPIRIPRDILNECRAVPKEHL, encoded by the exons atggccgtCTATAGTCAAGTAAAGCACGCTTTTTATAACAACCAAGACATGAATTCGCTACTTGAACCAATAGCAAGCGACGATATGCAACAGTTTTGTGTGGAAATGATGAAACGTCTCGAAATTCAACGAAAGAACGAGTTTTTCTGTGACGTGATTCTAGATGTCGGCTCTGGTGACGGCAAGGCCCGTTTGAAAGCTCACGGAAACGTGCTTTGTGCAGCAAGTCCGTTCTTTTACAGCGCTCTTGCCAACgacatgaaagaaaagaaagatggTGTAATCCGTTTGGAAGAAACCAACAAAACTACGATGGAAAGGGTGCTAGAGTTTGTCTACACAGGGCTTGTTGAAGTCACGCAATACGAAGCCTTTGATTTGCTGGAAACGGCAGAATTCTTCATTATCCCGAGTCTGAAATGTGCTGCGGGCAAGTTTATCTCGCAAAATCTGCTGACTCCCTCAAACTGTATAACACTTTATTATTCTGCTCAGAGGTATCAATGCCCCGAATTGCAGCAAAAAGCAAGAAATTGtatctttgaaaattttgtgagTGTGACAGGTTGTGAAGAATTTCAGAATTTAAGCATAGAACAAGTTGAAGAATGGATTTCAAGCGATGAAATCAGTGTGAACGAAGAGGAAGACGTTTTTAAAGTGATTACTGGGTGGATGGAAGAAAACAAGCGAAAAGAGCAACAACGATTTTTCGAGTTGTTTCGCCATGTTCGTGTTATTTACATGTCACCCACGTATGTTTTTAATGAGGTTTTGTCGTGTCCCTTGGTGAAAGGATCTGAGACGTGTACCGCGTTTGTACAAGATGCAATGAAAGACGTCTCCACTGGAACAGAAGAATGCTATTTTGCTCAGCCACCAAGAATTTGTCTAAAGAAGTTTGAAGATTGCCTTGTTGGTTGTGGAAAGGAGAAACTCTACGGTTATGTCCCTACCGAGAACAGATGGTATGAGATGGCAAACTACCTGAGTCCAAAATTGTTTCCTTTTCATATGGCTGCCT TCATTAACTTTCAAGGATCTCTGTTTGTTattggcgggaaaaaggaacAGCAAAGGAACAAGGAGAAAGGAAGTAATCATGTCTATAAATACAGTCCTGGCACAGACCATTGGCAAGTGTTAGCTTCCTTAAGAGTTGGCAGATCTGCTATATGTGCAGTGGCTGATAGAAACTCTTTATATGCAATAGGAGGTGAGTCTAATAATGAACGCTTAGATGTAGTGGAGAGCTATGACCCTCACCGAAATTCCTGGCATAAGCATGCCAGGACACTGGAAAAGAAAGCCCATTCCTTTGGTGCAATTTTCAGAGGCAAAGTCTACGTCTTTGGCGGATTTAAAAGTCGGCAATTCAATTCATGTTCAAGTCTTATTGAAATGTACGATCCTGACTCAAACACGTGGACCGGTATCGAGAGCACAGGAATCCCAACATGGCCATTTGGTGTTGTCAGCTTTAAAGGAGACTTGTTTGTGCTTGGCTGGTGGCGCAGACATTTGACCCAGAACTGCTCATTGAAGGTTTATGATGTCGATTCAAATGAGTGGAAACCTGAAGCAGTGGATCCCAGTAAACCAAATGGTTTCAATCTGACCAACTTGGCTCCAATCAGAATTCCAAGGGACATATTAAATGAATGCAGAGCTGTACCAAAGGAGCATTTATAA
- the LOC140949262 gene encoding uncharacterized protein: MAPSDENVCGTSPVGLLNYAISVDSLEILHDSSSVSNTAHSAVPLHSLNDERAQSESPLARTALAAPLQSYATVYSRPNSNPTAELEKTTNMETTGNVDKHIPTANVCYGGDVELGEAVNLKTGRQLFRWNLIFNLILWILVPLPIWLPFVSQEISLFLLPSIQGAFIVFWICVCLLAIRTTAVMFWNRKTDFKSKCEELMKKCNKDPEAQTADKTQIQHVAVLACYKEPVDLIAASVQTLANQTVASRVTMVVSFEEKTPNLCNKQQDLAKLFGSQFRELIFVTHPFGMEGEIPGKCSNSNCGIRTSIAHMKRKAGSNFDPDRILITTCDADSKFHPRYLEALEYKYEREFMRTKDHDDRRMVNCLFQSPLLYNWNLDAASVVTRLTGMLRAFLMMGAMIPFNVNTMSIYSFSASLCIAGQYIHPGYQMDDIIGLIRWMGVCKRRLRIVMVPVPTLSGPTSGRVIEEELEEWARQARRWTIGAAEVFHYFMVKSKNIPFFTALSWGITFVIYYGIILCCSSLYSVTLAISVNFLFVEVPVILEWGMLAFLVFNYAVFALIFFLDRVTVRLTEPRVKERISFVRNLYHWIVSPFVLMAYSIVELYALHEVMIRGKKVCKHGASKKDALGSK; encoded by the exons ATGGCTCCAAGTGATGAAAATGTATGTGGAACTTCTCCTGTTGGGCTGCTGAATTACGCAATATCAGTCGACAGTTTGGAAATTCTACACGATTCGAGCTCTGTTTCTAACACCGCACACTCCGCCG taCCACTACATTCTTTAAACGATGAAAGGGCACAAAGTGAATCCCCTTTAGCCAGAACAGCATTGGCTGCCCCATTGCAGTCTTACGCTACTGTCTACAGTAGGCCTAACTCAAATCCAACTGCTGAGCTAGAGAAAACTACTAATATGGAAACTACAGGGAATGTGGACAAACACATTCCAACTGCAAATGTCTGCTATGGTGGGGACGTTGAATTAGGAGAAGCCGTTAACCTCAAGACAGGAAGGCAGCTCTTCCGTTGGAATCTGATCTTTAATCTCATCTTGTGGATCCTTGTTCCTCTTCCTATCTGGTTGCCTTTCGTCTCCCAAGAGATTTCGCTTTTTCTCCTTCCAAGCATTCAGGGGGCCTTTATCGTATTCTGGATTTGCGTCTGCTTGTTGGCCATAAGAACTACAGCTGTCATGTTTTGGAACAGAAAGACGGACTTCAAATCCAAGTGCGAAGAGTTGATGAAGAAATGTAACAAGGATCCTGAAGCACAAACAGCTGACAAGACACAAATCCAACACGTAGCAGTCTTGGCTTGTTATAAGGAGCCTGTGGATTTGATTGCTGCTTCAGTTCAAACTCTGGCCAATCAAACTGTTGCTTCCAGAGTAACCATGGTGGTGTCATTCGAGGAAAAAACTCCGAACCTGTGCAACAAACAGCAGGATTTGGCAAAACTCTTCGGATCACAATTCCGTGAACTTATTTTTGTTACGCATCCCTTTGGCATGGAAGGAGAGATCCCCGGAAAGTGTTCCAACAGCAACTGTGGCATTAGGACAAGTATAGCACACATGAAGAGAAAGGCTGGCAGTAACTTTGATCCAGATAGGATCCTAATAACGACATGCGATGCGGACTCCAAATTTCATCCTCGATACTTGGAGGCGCTGGAGTACAAATACGAGCGAGAATTTATGAGAACAAAAGACCACGATGATAGAAGGATGGTAAACTGCTTGTTCCAATCACCACTACTCTATAACTGGAATTTAGATGCAGCATCTGTTGTTACCAGATTGACTGGCATGTTGCGTGCATTCCTCATGATGGGAGCCATGATTCCATTTAATGTCAACACTATGAGCATATACAGCTTCTCAGCCTCTCTGTGCATTGCTGGGCAGTATATCCACCCAGGATACCAGATGGATGATATTATCGGTCTTATTAG GTGGATGGGAGTCTGCAAGAGACGGCTTCGCATTGTAATGGTTCCCGTACCCACTCTTTCTGGTCCAACATCTGGAAGGGTGATTGAGGAGGAGTTGGAGGAATGGGCTCGACAGGCGCGAAGATGGACCATTGGAGCTGCTGAGGTGTTTCACTACTTCATGGTCAAATCAAAGAATATTCCATTCTTTACTGCCTTGTCCTGGGGAATCACTTTCGTCATCTATTATG GTATTATCCTGTGTTGCTCGTCACTCTACAGCGTTACGTTGGCGATCTCCGTTAACTTTCTGTTTGTGGAGGTTCCAGTCATCCTTGAGTGGGGAATGTTAGCTTTCCTTGTGTTCAACTACGCTGTCTTCGCCTTGATCTTCTTTTTGGATCGAGTCACAGTCAGGCTGACGGAGCCGAGAGTAAAGGAGAGGATCTCTTTTGTTAGAAATCTTTACCATTGGATCGTATCACCGTTTGTGCTGATGGCCTACTCCATAGTGGAACTGTACGCCCTACATGAGGTCATGATACGAGGAAAGAAGGTGTGCAAGCACGGGGCAAGCAAAAAGGATGCTCTTGGttctaaataa
- the LOC140949264 gene encoding structural maintenance of chromosomes protein 1A-like, giving the protein MTAFEHISTKIDEIYKDIANNASAQAFLGPEDAEEPYLGGINYNCVAPGKRFRPMDNLSGGEKTVAALALLFSIHSFQPAPFFVLDEIDAALDNTNINKVARYIISETEKHFQCIVISLKEEFYTRAEALIGITAEDSMHLL; this is encoded by the exons ATGACAGCGTTTGAACATATTTCAACGAAAATAGATGAAATTTACAAG gACATTGCCAACAATGCCAGCGCACAAGCATTCCTTGGTCCTGAAGATGCCGAG GAGCCCTACCTTGGAGGAATAAATTACAACTGTGTAGCGCCCGGGAAAAG GTTCCGACCAATGGATAATTTATCTGGTGGCGAAAAAACTGTAGCAGCACTTGCTCTTCTCTTCAGTATTCACAG CTTTCAACCAGCACCGTTTTTTGTCCTGGACGAAATAGACGCCGCTCTTGACAACACCAACATCAATAAG GTCGCCAGGTACATTATCAGCGAAACTGAAAAACATTTCCAGTGTATTGTGATTTCCCTCAAAGAAGAGTTTTATACCAGGGCCGAAGCTCTTATTGGAATTACTGCTGAAGATAGTATGCATTTACTCTGA